The proteins below come from a single Thalassotalea ponticola genomic window:
- a CDS encoding SoxR reducing system RseC family protein — MIEETAFVTRVNGGIADVESMVKSSCSGCQQQQSCGSGQVANAFPQKRVVFSVEHDIDNLAVGDEVVIALDEKAMLATAFVVYLWPLFGLLIGAVVSQLWIAERMQYSELWAVLGAMLSAVCGWWLAKRHQRKKDQQGLRPHIVRRCNQSPEQSLKIDVVELSNRD; from the coding sequence ATGATTGAAGAAACGGCGTTTGTCACCCGAGTAAACGGCGGTATTGCTGACGTAGAAAGCATGGTTAAGTCCTCGTGCAGTGGCTGTCAGCAACAACAAAGTTGCGGCAGTGGGCAAGTCGCTAATGCCTTTCCACAAAAGCGGGTTGTGTTCAGTGTTGAGCACGACATTGACAACTTGGCTGTGGGCGATGAAGTGGTCATAGCGCTTGACGAAAAAGCGATGTTAGCAACTGCCTTTGTGGTTTATTTATGGCCGTTGTTTGGCTTGTTGATTGGCGCGGTTGTCAGCCAGCTATGGATTGCTGAGCGCATGCAATACAGTGAATTATGGGCCGTGCTTGGTGCTATGCTCAGCGCGGTTTGTGGTTGGTGGCTTGCCAAGCGACACCAGCGCAAGAAAGACCAACAAGGGTTGCGCCCGCATATTGTTAGGCGCTGTAATCAGTCGCCGGAGCAATCGTTAAAAATTGACGTAGTCGAGTTATCCAATCGCGATTAG